tgcccctgctttgtgctctatcccggttcctgtttgaatattcatcaaagttctgtatactgtagacagaggaataccatgtctacaagctaacactttagcatcagcctcacccctttcaaaatcatctagaatgaatgagctttcttttctctcttgctgtaaattctgccatgtcaacacaggaagccgtccgctcagacaagggaggtaactcttgacgtaatgagctgccttctaagccttcaagagttgtctcccttatttagtatgcttagtgcatagtgaaagccctttttccaatcttagcatcattagaaaaaaaacaaagattttctcaataatttctgggaacactgtacctGAATTTATTTGCTTCCCAGACagattttgtttaattttgtctTGGTGTTTAACACAATACTCAGAAACGCCCCAGATGAATGATGGGAGTCTCTACAAACTTGAGTACAGACCAGACAGTGACtctgcatctatttacacaactaGAATACATGATATGCATCAGCtaaatcagtgagtctgaccgtCTGATCCTTATGTTATGACATGCTCAGGTTACtgaacataaatacatgattctTATTGCAGAATTAACCATGATAATGTGTTTGCAATATCATATACTAGGACATGACACATGAAAACAATATCTAGAGACTGTATGGCATCAGAAATATAAATGATAATccacaatcatcatcataatcatcatcatcacagggACCTTCATCAACAGTAAGGTTTCAGTCAAAGCCTGCCAGGACATAACTCTCTTGAACTAGCCATAATATATCTCAGTGATCAAAACATTTGGCATAAGAGCAAAGAATATCATTTACAAGGATACATCAAAACTAGGAAAGATATCACATTCAAGGATTTCATCATACATGAATATACTGGCTAGAATAATTATAGTGAAGCTCTCACCCTAGTCTCTATGGAATAAAACTGACTCTCAGCCAACAATTAACAAGGATCTGATAATGTTTCAGCTGAAAGAGAACAATGTCAGAAATCGTGAAAGGATTCACAAAGCTATTGTATCGCTACAGCTGTCAAACTTCGTACactgtaacacagacttatgacagtcgtagcactgcgatagctttgtgaaaaaTGAGGCCCAGGTCaactaaatcacaaaaatacatacaataaacatacaaacaagaatTACATGACAGCACCTTTGTGAATCTCTGCAAGCCAGAAGCTTTGAAAGCACATGGTTACCTATAAAATAAATGGTAACACTGCTTTGTTCAGGACACCTTGTGTCCATACCTGGGATCTGCATTCTGCTCAGCACAGCAGTTACATAACAACTGTCATAATTGGAAATAATATCCAAAAAGTAGACCTAATGCAACAGAATGGCACAGACTAAAGTGCTGGTCTACGTGATCAGCTTCTAACAGTTACTGACAACAGCATCATATCCCTGCTTCAGGACATCTACATGCCCACTTTCATCCTCCAAGTTTAATCCACAAAAGTCATTTTCTACGGGAGTTGGATTTAacttcaaacacattttgagTCATGTGACAGTCTGTCTGTTTATTGTGAGAGAAAAGTCCAATGTGGTTCTGGTTTTAAACTACCAAagggcaccagtacaccaccaattctatctatgtgccaagtttggtgaaaatATAGTGAACAGGTTTGAAGTTCTGGACCTAAAAAGACAAATGTGCCTGGATGGATGGAGCGCATTATAAAATACCCCAGCAAAATGTGCTGTTGGGGATAATGACTGCGCATTTACCAAAACATAATAATCATTTTCTGGAACATTGTCAGTTATAtttataataaataaatgtttcctCTTCTAAAACTTGTGTACAGGCTATTCATATGACAAAATTGTCATGTTGATAAATTCCAAAGAATATAAAAACATATGACTGAGAAAGGCAAAATACAGATAATGAAACTAGTTTTGTGAGAATAATTGTTTAAAAGATGCATTATAGCAATGAAACTGAGAGCAGCAGGATATGGTGATTGTTTATGCACATTTAACTGTTAACATCATATGACATCACTACTGAATGGTGTGTTCGCTGACCTGGGTTCTCAGGATTCCAAGACGGATTGCTTGTACTTAATATGTGACATGACAAACATCACGACTATCTGCATATTGTTATTTGTTCCTCCAATTTTTTCCTTGTAaccaagagagtgagtgagtgagttgagttgtacaccgcactcagcaatattccagctattactacagcagtctgtaaataatcgagtctggaccagacaatccagtgatcaacagcatgagcatcaatctgaacaattgggaaccaacaatgtgtcaaccaagtcagcgattcggaccacctgatcttgttagtcgccacttacgacaagcatagtagccttgTAATCAAGAGAAGTAATCAGAAATGCTACTAAATATTGTTGTCATTGTGCATGATTTTGCATTACTCATGGCAGCACACATGCAGGAAAATCATTGTAATGtatctatttctgttttcctaGTCAGTGATCAAACTCAACCCACACATACTCTAAAATTATTGAGCCAACACATGCAACTAATATATGAATTGATGTCtgaaaatttgagaaaatgccacacaataaaatgattttattaaatTAATTTGTctctgtttacatttcacacaaGCACTGTCTCATAAGAACAGTGCCCATTCATTTGATTTCATCTTGACACTTGGTACTGGCGACACACAAATTGTTATTTTATTCTGAATTGTATGAGGAATTCGGTGATGCATTAGTCATTCTGGCAGAGAGTGAAATATATGTGACATAATAGAAATCACAAGACTAACCTTTGTAAATAGTGAATTTGTAATAAAAAAATCCAGCAGGTAGAAAGCTCACTTTGACCTTCCGTTcgtgaaattcttcaaaggcatttagaagttggtgaggtaatacaagacactattatggatgacaacttctttaattcttttaacacaacgtttcaaggctaattcttgccccttcgtcaggtggataatgaccataggtaacattgcagaatatatataggtatgcagaatatatatattcatcccAACCATTTCAAGGTTTATCAGAATGTTTCAAAATTAGAATTGGTGATCTGATTAAAAACAGTTATCAGTGATCACTAGTGTGCTACATTTCAAATTCAATCCTCTGAGTAATTTCCAAATTCTACATTTCAAAATACACataaaataataacatgaatCAGAATTTTGTAATGTGCAAAAATTTACAATGTACCCAATCTTGGAACATAATTTTCAGCACTAGGGCATTGCCTAAGATGGTATCAAGAAAAAATTTCTGCAGAATTCAAGCCAGTTAAGtggatttgtgtgtgtgtttgtgtgtttgtgtgtatgtgtctgtctgtctgtctgtctgtctgtctgtgcatCTGTGTgtctttgtctgtgtgtctgtgtgtgtgtgacttatTTCTAATTTTAATTGACTTCAAAGTTGAAGAGGTGGGACAAATATTTCCCCAAGGCATCCAATTGGTTCAAGTCTATAGCACAACAAAGAAAATTCCAACTGGACATCAGATGTCAATGACAGCTGCAATTTCTTCCAGCCATTAAAGGTCACCgcaacccaaaaatcaaacataattaaaacacagttatcacttattcatgatatataaaatgcactgCTGATTaagtaaaaacaaataaacaaaattataagtgtataatcgcaaatcaaaagtgcaatattttgtacttgggtttaccttcctcaaaacgaagcagccgcgatattGAACCCAGTCAATGTTGGTGGCTTTGCACTTATGTTAAATGATGCCTTGTCATTGGCCGATATCCTTAGTCGGCTCATTCTTAATCATTGTTAATGGCCtataagcctgataggtgttaatttcattgtcataagcagacaggcaggcagacatataggtgtcaataaaccacaCATTTTTCTTTGTGACAGAGTCTGTTTATCATAATCACcatattttttatgtaacgagtagattatttacttgtttgtgcagAATACTGCTAATGCCTTATACTCCAGGCAGGCATGCTATTTCAAGCTCTGCAAACCTACacactgcacatgcgttatgagcgcagtacagcatagctgttgaaaccactttttccccagcGCGGGGGGGAAAATtggtgaatcatttgaactccgatttcaagggattttttcagggcattttttttcaactttataggttgaattggctttttgaggatttgtttctgtaagtgcataccgaaagtgCATACCCAAACTGCAAATTTGTGTTTTACgtcgcatgtgacctttaagtatcaCAAAGTAGTAGTCTCCATATTTCTCTGATCACAAACATCAACAAGATTCAGTTATACAAACTGGCCTCAAACTGTCATatatcagtccctcctggattccgcggcAAATTTTTAAGAATCAGCGGCAAATTTTAGAAAATTCTGCAccccatttttcaatattctgcaaaatattctgcggttaaaacatttagaaaaaacaacaaagacattgtacagaccttcatagtttaattcttaaacacaGATGTAAAGTTAAGTcaacagtacacatcacatacTGAGTAAGTTTGATGGCAAAGCACcaacacctttttctgtgtttgagaattaaactctCGCCgaaagttatttctctcctctcattCGTAATTTTGATGCAGACAAACAACTTCCAGTCTCAGgcaaataacaattttagaTTTAAACGAAATCTGAAAtaacttccattttcaaaatgatcaatTTTGAGAGCGTAATTGCAGTGTCATATTCATCtaattttatttgaaacatacaAAAACTTGCTTTATTGataaagtatctttaatcataattattttgaaaatgttgtcacaataaatatgtcagttcgGTTTATGTGTAACTGATCCTACTTCTGACATTAACTTTAATTTTCGTTTTGGCTGTCAGTCTGGAATCGctgaatccaggagggactgatatATTTCAGTGAAAGCGAGTCATTCTCATATTCAGAACAAATTGaactgatttttaaaaaatgtcacATCTATGCATCAATGTTTAAATCTTCAAAATATCTAGCTGTTTTGAGAGGAATGTTCAGCTTGCacacatttcaaatacaatgaTCATGCATACATCTTTAACACAGAAATGgtaacactaattaataaacagaaaacaatgttAAAGAAGATCTGTTACTCAAAGAAATTTCAAATTGAAGAAGCATACTTTAAAAAGATGAGTGCAGTTTGTTTGTGACTCCCAGTTATGAGGGTGTCCAACTATCATCagtatcttcatcttcatctgccAACTCATCAATAAGTTGAGACAAGGGTTTAGGAACACGAACCTCATAGCTGCTCTCACTGCCTGTGTCATCCGGGAGACTCATATCATCAGAGAACTCTACATCCGAGTTACCTGGCTCCCAGGAGGAGTCACTATCATCATTGTACTGTGCCAGGAGCTGGGTAGTAGTAGGAGGGATCTCCACATCCTCCTCGGGACGCCCTGGGGTCTCGGATGCATGTCTGCGTTTCCGAGCAGCAGACATGGAGGACACTGCTGGTTGTTCAGACCTGGATACATAAGAGTCAGTTCCGGATGGTTGATATGAAGTCATTGATTGAGTTTTACTTGGGTCCTTTAGCAGAGGTCTCAACAATGAGACACTACCTTGTGTTGAAGGAAATCCTGTAGATTTCAACTCTTGACTTGATGAAGTACTGGACAGTGGTCGAGATTTCACAAGTTTGGCATTAAACTCTGTTCCACTCTCATGTTTTGAATGCCTGGAAGAGACTCCTGATGAATTATTTTTTTCCCCTGGCTTTGAAATTTTTCTAAGGTCTAGTAACGATAAATTTATTTTAACATTTACAGTAGGGGAGTAACTAGGATCATGAGATTCGACAGTTCCAAGCTCTGACCTCTTTCTGCTCTTCACACATGGTTCACTAAATTCAGAAAGGTGTTTTTTGCATTTGTCAAGCCTTTCAGCACTGCAAAGTTTGGATTGACATGGATTTAATTCATGGTTGCTTTGAGAAAATATGGTCGGACTAATATCAACAGGTTTTGAATTAGTAAATTCAGAAATTTCAAGTTTACTTTTCCCCATGACATCAGGGTCATTCAAATGAAAAGTGTTTTTACTGGTGATAGCATCACTGGTGACAGTTTCTGATATGGTACTGGTGCCAAGTTTCTTAATGTTGAAAGCATCACTGTCCTCTGTATCCTCAGCATACTCCACATCATCCACATCCTCTGCAGAAGAGATACAGATACGAGAGTCATCAATTGGAGCAACCAGACCCACTGTGTCATGAATCATCAGAGGATCAACTACAGATTCATAATGTGCCCCTGTGATGTCCAAACCTACATGCtctgtttctttcaatgttgatgttgatgacttCCAGTCCTCCAGAATGTTGGAGTTTGGATCTCTACAGGTTGACTCCCAGTCATGTATGAACGCAGCCTTTACACTGTCATTGAACTTTCTAGAATCTTGCACTTGCTCTGGTAGATAGGGTGAACAAGGGACAGCGTACACTGCATCTGTGGATGTGATATCTGAAGCCAGAGGCAGAATAGCAGATTTTAATTTGCTGGCTTCATATGAATCTGTAGCTGTGACTGTTTGACCACTGTCTAGTGGGTTGGAGGCATGTGACATGTGTGCTGTAGCTTCAGGGTTCTGATCAGGTCTATTGATCGCACTTAATCCAGTCAGCAAGTTACATGAAGCTGGAGAATGGTCTGCAACATCAGCAGACGCTCCTGAAAGAACAGATGTGGTGGACACACTCGTGTCAAAGGCTTGAGGTATGCCATGCTGGATGTGCGGTTCATTTGACAAATTCCTGTGTCTATCAATAACTAGTGGGCTACCCAAGTCATTGGATTCTTCAACTACCTTTCTCTGAGGAAGGTTATCAGTGCTCTGGCGAAATGACTGCTGGATGGCACACCCCAATGACTGATATTCAGCAATGATGTTTGTAACTTGATCACCTGCAGTGAACATCTGACTGCCTGCCCCCGCAACAAACCCATTAGACATGGTGCCCTCTGTGATGCCTTCACTAACCACAGCAGCCCCAGCTCCATCAGCCAACTCAATCACTTCATTTGCACCGGTGTTTTCAATACTTATTGAGGCTTCCACACTATCTGAGCTGTTGAAACCTGCCTCAATAATCTCTGGTGTGTCAGAATTGATGGAAGATGTTGACAGAGGTCGGACTCGTCTCCAGCTCCTGGTATTTCTCCGTATCTCTACATCACTGTCACTGCCAGACATGACTCTTCTGGATGCATGTCCAGGAGAGCCATTATCATCAGAGGAATTAAAGAAGAGACTTTCTACTGCAACATCATCAGATTCAGACTCTGAGGAACCATGTGTGTTCGAGTCATCATCATCCCAGGAGTCCCAACTGGAGGAGAACCAGTCATCTGGATGGGAAGGACGACGACGCCGTTCCTGGTCCACCTGTTTCCGCAGACTTTCCACATCCTTCCTGAGACTCTCCTGAAGGGACATCAGCTGCTGAAGGCGGGCCTCCAGTTCTTCAGCATGCCTCTGACGCTCTGAAGCAAATGTAAACTTTGCACTATAATATTCTCCCTCTAAAGATTCTAACATAAAGTTCTCCagtcaggggttcaaaaatcccatcaccaaatgcctgggacaagtcagttgtcatttcaggcaatcaaataatggtattttaattgtttgtggactactagataatttccacttgtggtttcaaactgcaaataatcttagatttcatttcatatctgctcataaagAAGCTATTAAAGTTAGCACTAAcaataaagtagagctagtagtccagtaaacattaacatcacacaCTGTGTcctaaaatcagggcaaggggaaaattagtcaggacaagtcactttcttgaagtcacttgccctatggcaagtggcttttcaaaatatttttgtacccCTGCTAGTTCTCTTGAATTCCCATGAGATTCTGTAACAATACCACTAGTATTTGCATCTCACAGGAACAGTTAAACTGGGGAGCTAACTGGATACTGAATGGACCATAAGACATGTAATTGTTCGACAATACagaacacacacaaccacacacaacCACCTACATAGAATCAGAGTTAACATTTCCTAGATATAAGTGAAGATATTTAATCTTGGTTGACAATTGTTATCTATATATCAGGAGGATGAATGTGGCAATGTGCAAATGGATATAATTTTCACAATTCTTATCATATCATATTTTACCACTTCAACAAAGTAAACAGTTCCCTCTGGATATTGCAAAGTAACTAATGTCATAATTTGAGACAAAACCAATACTATGTTTTGTTgagttttttgttggttttttttcacaaaatttcaCACAATGTAATTGAATTTTCAAATCAATATAACTGTCTTACCACACACATTGGTATCAGTCATGACATTCAAGCCATAGCATGTGATATGTAACATAAAGGATCATGACATTCATACCAGAGTGTGTGACATGCAGCATAAAGAGTCATGACATTCATATCAGAACATGTGATATGTAACGTAAAGGGTCATGACATTCATACCAGAGTGTGTGCTATGTAACATAAAGAGTCACGACATTCATATCAGAACATGTGATATGTAACGTAAAGGGTCATGACATTAATACCAGAGTGTGTGATATGTAACATAAAGAGTCATGACATTCATATCAGAACATGTGATATGTAACGTAAAGGGTCATGACATTAATACCAGAGTGTGTGATATGTAACATAAAGGGTCATGACATTCATATCAGAACATGTGATATGTAACATAAAGGGTCATGACATTAATACCAGAGTGTGTGATATGTAACATAAAGAGTCATGACATTCATATAAGAACATGTGATATGTAACGTAAAGGGTCATGACATTAATACCAGAGTGTGTGATATGTAACATAAAGGGTCATGACATTCATATCAGAACATGTGATATGTAACGTAAAGGGTCATGACATTAATACCAGAGTGTGTGATATGTAACATAAAGGGTCATGACATTCATATCAGAACATGTGATATGTAACGTAAAGGGTCATGACATTCATACCAGAGTGTGTGGTATGTAACATAAAGGGTCATGACATTCATATCAGAACATGTGATATGTAACATAAAGGGTCATGACATTCATATCAGAACATGTGATATGTAACATAAAGAGTCATGACATTCATATAAGAACATGTGATATGTAACGTAAAGGGTCATGACATTAATACCAGAGTGTGTGATATGTAACATAAAGGGTCATGACATTCATACCAGAGTGTGTGACATGCAACATTAAGGGTTATGTCGTCATCATCAGCTCAAGGTGTTTTTAAATCATGCATAAGATGAAAGAGAGTGACCAGCTGTGTTCATAATAGACATTGAATTTTCACTTTGGAATGTGAGTGACAAATCAATGCCTTGTTGCTACCTTTTTCTTTTAGTTTTGGCAGTTAAAAGAGTTTGTCAAAATGCAGTGTGAACCAAAGGAATCATCACTACTGAGTAATTATAAGATATGgtttgatatgatatgatatgatatgatatgatacatgGTGTGATACGATATGATTTGATATGATGTAATATAGGGTGTTTTGATATGTGATACAACAAAGTATGTATATTGTGATGTTATATGATGTGATACACTTGATGCGTTACGTAACATAAAGGGTCAAGACATTCACACCAAAGTGTGTGATACATAACATAAAGGGTCCCAACATTCATACCAGGGTGTatgatatgaaacataaagggtcatgtcatcatcagctcaggatGTTTTAATATCTTGCATAAGATCAAAGAGAGTGACCAGCAGTGTTCATAATAGACATTGAATTTTCACTTAGGAAAGACAATGACCCTTGGTGCTATCTTTTCTTTGAGGAAATATATTTTGGTCGTTAGAAGAGTTTGTAAAAAATGCAGTGTGAACCAAAGGAATCAACATTACTGAGTAATTATAAGATATGGTTTGATATGAtacatgccatgccatgccatgccatgccatgccatgccatgccatgccatgccatacTACAAGGTATGATATGATGTAATATGGAGTGTTTGATATGTGATACGACAAAGTATGTGTATTGTGATGTTATATGATGTTAGACATTTGATGCAATATGACACATTGTGATGTGACTATATTACTCCTTTCTGTGATAGTGTGCACTAATACTAGTACTAAGTTCTTGTATACTATGGGCCTGTGGTCTTCAGTGTAAATAAAGACTGATTGATTACTGAGTACTTTCACTTTAATTTTCAGCAACTATGTATATTCACAGTTGCTTTAGTCTTTGAGAAATGTTCAATTTACTTTAGTTGACAGTAATGCAGATCAAGCCTCACCTTCAGCATGTTTCTTCAAGGCTTGCATACAATCATGGCTGTCTACATCCTTGATGGGAATGTGTAATCCACACTGTTGTTGACAAAGGACCTCTCGGAACTCACACAGAACTGTCTCATGCAACTCTAAGTCCTGGCGGAGAACCCTTTCTTTACATTCTACATACTTGCATGTTACCAGCTCAAAGCCACAACTGGCAATATGGGAACGGTAGTGCTCAAGTGCTGGTTTCATCGGGCAACCATTTTCGCGGAAATCACAAATCATGGTCAGTTTGTTGAGAATGTTCTGGACAAGTGGGAGAACAGTTTTGAGATCCCTTCGGGTAACTTTCTTCCGACATGATGGACAAGTGCGGCGATGACCAAGCCATGTTTCAATACAATGCTTACAgaaaacatgctgacatggtgTCTCCATTGGCTCATCTAGGACGAAGGTGCAAATACAGCACACAAGCTCAGCATCTGGTGGTGGGTCAAACTTGTCCACATCATACTGAGACATGGCTAGTTGATGAGTCTGGTCTGGAAAAACACAGGCATTTGGTACATGGACTTAtggaataaatatataaacttttTATCAGTTCATTACTATTCAAGCTTACTTTTCTATTTGCAAGTCGTTTGATGGAATATATGTCAAACTCAACAAATTACAAAATGATTTGCTAAGTAAATACTAAAGCCACCAGTTGGACTATATACAATAGAATGATAACTTGTTGTCAATAAAACAATTGTGTGTTAATGACCTTTCGTTATTCATGGCTAAGGGGTGATGAATATTTTTGTGAAGAAGCAAAACACAAATACAAGATACAAGCAAGATACAAAATGACACGCCAACCTTTGCATGTTATGTACAAAATCATTGAATAGTtaatgtgtacaaaactgataaCACCTCGTAACTCCCAAGAACAAATTGGGTAACTCTCcctcaaaatcatcatcacaatccCCACAAACCACCTCACCAAACCcatctaaagtgagtgagttgtgttttatgctgcactcagcaatattccagttatatggcagcggtcagtaaataatggagttgggaccagacaatccagtgattaacaacatgagcatcgatctgcgcaattgggaactgatgacatgtccaccaagtcagcaagcctgaccacccaatcctgttagtcgcctcgtacgacaagcatagtcaccttttatggcatggGTTCCTGAGGGCCTGTTCTGCCCCAGGACATTCACGGGTCCACATTCAAAGTCATAAGGGTCCCTTATTTACTGTTTTAACCCAGACACACCAAAGGTCTCAATCCATACTACAGTACAATAATTCAAATACTACCAGGGTGTCAGTAATGGTATGTGTCA
The nucleotide sequence above comes from Haliotis asinina isolate JCU_RB_2024 chromosome 5, JCU_Hal_asi_v2, whole genome shotgun sequence. Encoded proteins:
- the LOC137284569 gene encoding uncharacterized protein, which gives rise to MSQYDVDKFDPPPDAELVCCICTFVLDEPMETPCQHVFCKHCIETWLGHRRTCPSCRKKVTRRDLKTVLPLVQNILNKLTMICDFRENGCPMKPALEHYRSHIASCGFELVTCKYVECKERVLRQDLELHETVLCEFREVLCQQQCGLHIPIKDVDSHDCMQALKKHAEERQRHAEELEARLQQLMSLQESLRKDVESLRKQVDQERRRRPSHPDDWFSSSWDSWDDDDSNTHGSSESESDDVAVESLFFNSSDDNGSPGHASRRVMSGSDSDVEIRRNTRSWRRVRPLSTSSINSDTPEIIEAGFNSSDSVEASISIENTGANEVIELADGAGAAVVSEGITEGTMSNGFVAGAGSQMFTAGDQVTNIIAEYQSLGCAIQQSFRQSTDNLPQRKVVEESNDLGSPLVIDRHRNLSNEPHIQHGIPQAFDTSVSTTSVLSGASADVADHSPASCNLLTGLSAINRPDQNPEATAHMSHASNPLDSGQTVTATDSYEASKLKSAILPLASDITSTDAVYAVPCSPYLPEQVQDSRKFNDSVKAAFIHDWESTCRDPNSNILEDWKSSTSTLKETEHVGLDITGAHYESVVDPLMIHDTVGLVAPIDDSRICISSAEDVDDVEYAEDTEDSDAFNIKKLGTSTISETVTSDAITSKNTFHLNDPDVMGKSKLEISEFTNSKPVDISPTIFSQSNHELNPCQSKLCSAERLDKCKKHLSEFSEPCVKSRKRSELGTVESHDPSYSPTVNVKINLSLLDLRKISKPGEKNNSSGVSSRHSKHESGTEFNAKLVKSRPLSSTSSSQELKSTGFPSTQGSVSLLRPLLKDPSKTQSMTSYQPSGTDSYVSRSEQPAVSSMSAARKRRHASETPGRPEEDVEIPPTTTQLLAQYNDDSDSSWEPGNSDVEFSDDMSLPDDTGSESSYEVRVPKPLSQLIDELADEDEDTDDSWTPS